In Paramisgurnus dabryanus chromosome 14, PD_genome_1.1, whole genome shotgun sequence, one genomic interval encodes:
- the grm2b gene encoding glutamate receptor, metabotropic 2b isoform X1: protein MAVVTAEPHTRTSMLLWILFLLIPMAQLSPRYTPTLSGSKREIIIDGDLVIGGLFPVHEKGEGTEDCGKINEERGIQRLEAMLLALDEINQDNRILPGLKLGAHILDTCSKDTYALEQSLEFVRASLTKVHQPGFICPDGSNPVPDEVPLAISGVIGGSYSDVSIQVANLLRLFQIPQISYASTSAKLSDKSRYDYFARTVPPDFYQAKAMAEILRYFNWTYVSTVASEGDYGETGIDAFQQEARVRQICIATSVKVSRSVNRGNYENVIRSLQQKANAKVVVLFTKSEDARELLSAAARMNATFIWVASDGWGAQESVVHGSEKAANGAFTIELASYSIREFEDYFTKLTPELNTRNPWFREFWEHRFGCRIHEHGCATKSLRNGAFKPESKIMFVVNAVYAMAYALHNMRQAVCPNTTKVCDAMKPGNGKRFYREFILKTKFDAPFRPADTENVVRFTSLGDSLGRYNIFYYRKEDNKFVYKKVGYWSQGLVLNTSVVNWATGVVPTSQCSDPCHPNEAKSMQPGDVCCWICIPCQPHQYLLDEFTCMDCGFGEWPLANLTGCYELPEEYIHWSDAWAVGPVTIACLGMLCTLAVAGVFLRNNDTPVVKASGRELSYILLSGVLMCYAMTFIYIAKPSAFVCALRRLGLGTSFAVCYSALLTKTNRIARIFGGARDSAQRPRFISPASQVAICAVLISAQLLVALVWLLVEAPGVRKEVGPDRRDVVTLKCNSLDSSMLVSLTYNCILIILCTFYAFKTRKCPENFNEAKFIGFTMYTTCIIWLAFQPIFYVTASDYRVQTTTMCISVSLSGSVVLGCLFAPKIHIILFQPQKNVTNLRAKDNRFSSVATTAPSSTYSQASASTIVPTVCNGREVVDSTTSSL, encoded by the exons ATGGCCGTGGTTACAGCAGAGCCTCACACCCGGACTTCTATGTTATTATGGATCCTGTTCCTCTTAATTCCCATGGCCCAACTGAGCCCCAGGTACACCCCAACCCTGAGCGGTTCAAAGAGGGAGATCATCATAGATGGAGATCTGGTGATCGGAGGGTTGTTTCCAGTGCACGAGAAAGGCGAGGGAACGGAGGATTGTGGTAAGATAAACGAAGAGCGGGGCATCCAGAGGCTGGAGGCCATGCTGTTGGCTTTGGATGAAATTAACCAGGACAACCGCATCCTGCCTGGCTTAAAGCTGGGAGCGCATATACTGGACACCTGCTCGAAGGACACGTATGCACTAGAGCAGTCTCTGGAGTTCGTGAGGGCATCGCTCACTAAAGTGCATCAGCCAGGGTTCATCTGTCCGGATGGGTCAAACCCTGTGCCGGATGAAGTCCCTCTGGCCATCTCTGGGGTGATTGGAGGATCATATAGTGATGTCTCGATACAG GTGGCAAACCTCCTCAGACTCTTCCAGATACCACAGATAAGTTATGCTTCCACTAGTGCCAAACTCAGCGACAAATCCCGTTACGATTATTTCGCCCGAACCGTCCCACCAGACTTCTATCAGGCCAAAGCCATGGCTGAAATCCTGCGCTACTTCAATTGGACCTACGTTTCCACCGTAGCCTCAGAGGGGGACTACGGTGAAACAGGCATCGACGCCTTTCAACAAGAGGCTCGGGTACGCCAAATCTGCATCGCAACTTCGGTAAAAGTCAGTCGCTCTGTTAACCGAGGGAACTATGAAAATGTAATCCGCTCGCTCCAGCAAAAAGCCAACGCCAAAGTGGTGGTCCTCTTCACCAAGAGCGAAGATGCCAGGGAACTGCTTTCCGCCGCAGCCAGAATGAACGCTACCTTTATTTGGGTGGCCAGCGACGGCTGGGGCGCACAGGAGAGTGTCGTCCACGGCAGCGAGAAGGCTGCCAATGGGGCTTTCACCATTGAGCTCGCTTCGTACTCTATCAGGGAGTTCGAGGACTATTTCACCAAGCTTACACCTGAACTCAACACAAGGAACCCGTGGTTCAGGGAATTCTGGGAGCACAGGTTCGGTTGCCGTATACATGAACACGGCTGTGCCACGAAGAGCCTAAGGAACGGGGCGTTTAAACCCGAATCAAAGATCATGTTTGTGGTGAATGCTGTCTACGCTATGGCCTATGCCCTGCACAACATGCGTCAAGCTGTTTGCCCCAACACCACAAAGGTGTGCGATGCTATGAAGCCAGGCAATGGGAAGAGGTTCTACCGGGAGTTTATTCTCAAGACGAAATTTGACG CTCCTTTCAGACCAGCCGACACTGAGAACGTGGTACGGTTCACCTCATTAGGAGACAGTTTGGGGCGCTACAACATCTTTTACTACCGCAAAGAGGACAACAAATTTGTCTATAAGAAAGTAGGTTACTGGTCACAGGGCTTAGTGCTGAATACCAGTGTGGTAAACTGGGCTACTGGGGTTGTCCCTACATCCCAATGTAGTGACCCATGCCATCCCAATGAGGCTAAAAGCATGCAACCTGGCGATGTGTGCTGTTGGATTTGCATCCCGTGCCAACCTCACCAGTATCTTCTAGATGAATTTACCTGTATGGACTGTGGTTTTGGTGAGTGGCCCCTTGCCAACCTGACCGGTTGCTACGAGCTTCCAGAAGAGTACATCCACTGGTCAGACGCTTGGGCGGTGGGACCAGTCACAATTGCTTGTTTGGGAATGCTATGCACGCTTGCGGTAGCTGGAGTTTTCCTACGCAACAATGACACCCCGGTGGTGAAAGCTAGCGGTCGAGAACTCTCATACATCCTGCTGTCTGGTGTACTCATGTGCTATGCCATGACCTTTATCTACATCGCTAAACCCTCTGCATTCGTGTGCGCCCTCCGACGTCTCGGACTCGGCACTTCTTTCGCCGTCTGCTACTCAGCTTTGCTGACCAAGACCAATAGGATTGCTCGAATCTTCGGTGGGGCAAGGGATAGTGCCCAGCGACCACGATTCATCAGCCCTGCCTCTCAGGTTGCGATCTGTGCCGTGTTGATTTCAGCCCAGTTGTTGGTTGCCCTCGTCTGGCTCCTGGTAGAGGCACCTGGGGTGAGGAAAGAAGTGGGCCCAGATAGGAGAGATGTGGTCACTTTGAAATGTAACAGTTTGGACTCGAGCATGCTGGTGTCACTTACCTACAACTGCATCCTTATCATTCTCTGCACCTTCTACGCCTTCAAGACCCGGAAGTGTCCGGAAAACTTCAACGAGGCCAAGTTCATAGGCTTCACTATGTACACCACTTGCATTATCTGGTTGGCCTTTCAGCCCATCTTCTACGTCACAGCTAGTGACTACAGA GTACAGACCACAACCATGTGCATCTCCGTCAGTCTGAGCGGCTCTGTGGTCCTCGGTTGCCTTTTTGCCCCCAAGATCCACATCATTCTTTTCCAGCCGCAGAAGAACGTGACAAATCTGAGGGCCAAAGACAACCGCTTTTCCAGCGTCGCCACCACCGCACCGAGCTCCACTTATTCACAAG
- the grm2b gene encoding glutamate receptor, metabotropic 2b isoform X2, producing MAVVTAEPHTRTSMLLWILFLLIPMAQLSPRYTPTLSGSKREIIIDGDLVIGGLFPVHEKGEGTEDCGKINEERGIQRLEAMLLALDEINQDNRILPGLKLGAHILDTCSKDTYALEQSLEFVRASLTKVHQPGFICPDGSNPVPDEVPLAISGVIGGSYSDVSIQVANLLRLFQIPQISYASTSAKLSDKSRYDYFARTVPPDFYQAKAMAEILRYFNWTYVSTVASEGDYGETGIDAFQQEARVRQICIATSVKVSRSVNRGNYENVIRSLQQKANAKVVVLFTKSEDARELLSAAARMNATFIWVASDGWGAQESVVHGSEKAANGAFTIELASYSIREFEDYFTKLTPELNTRNPWFREFWEHRFGCRIHEHGCATKSLRNGAFKPESKIMFVVNAVYAMAYALHNMRQAVCPNTTKVCDAMKPGNGKRFYREFILKTKFDAPFRPADTENVVRFTSLGDSLGRYNIFYYRKEDNKFVYKKVGYWSQGLVLNTSVVNWATGVVPTSQCSDPCHPNEAKSMQPGDVCCWICIPCQPHQYLLDEFTCMDCGFGEWPLANLTGCYELPEEYIHWSDAWAVGPVTIACLGMLCTLAVAGVFLRNNDTPVVKASGRELSYILLSGVLMCYAMTFIYIAKPSAFVCALRRLGLGTSFAVCYSALLTKTNRIARIFGGARDSAQRPRFISPASQVAICAVLISAQLLVALVWLLVEAPGVRKEVGPDRRDVVTLKCNSLDSSMLVSLTYNCILIILCTFYAFKTRKCPENFNEAKFIGFTMYTTCIIWLAFQPIFYVTASDYRVQTTTMCISVSLSGSVVLGCLFAPKIHIILFQPQKNVTNLRAKDNRFSSVATTAPSSTYSQGLSD from the exons ATGGCCGTGGTTACAGCAGAGCCTCACACCCGGACTTCTATGTTATTATGGATCCTGTTCCTCTTAATTCCCATGGCCCAACTGAGCCCCAGGTACACCCCAACCCTGAGCGGTTCAAAGAGGGAGATCATCATAGATGGAGATCTGGTGATCGGAGGGTTGTTTCCAGTGCACGAGAAAGGCGAGGGAACGGAGGATTGTGGTAAGATAAACGAAGAGCGGGGCATCCAGAGGCTGGAGGCCATGCTGTTGGCTTTGGATGAAATTAACCAGGACAACCGCATCCTGCCTGGCTTAAAGCTGGGAGCGCATATACTGGACACCTGCTCGAAGGACACGTATGCACTAGAGCAGTCTCTGGAGTTCGTGAGGGCATCGCTCACTAAAGTGCATCAGCCAGGGTTCATCTGTCCGGATGGGTCAAACCCTGTGCCGGATGAAGTCCCTCTGGCCATCTCTGGGGTGATTGGAGGATCATATAGTGATGTCTCGATACAG GTGGCAAACCTCCTCAGACTCTTCCAGATACCACAGATAAGTTATGCTTCCACTAGTGCCAAACTCAGCGACAAATCCCGTTACGATTATTTCGCCCGAACCGTCCCACCAGACTTCTATCAGGCCAAAGCCATGGCTGAAATCCTGCGCTACTTCAATTGGACCTACGTTTCCACCGTAGCCTCAGAGGGGGACTACGGTGAAACAGGCATCGACGCCTTTCAACAAGAGGCTCGGGTACGCCAAATCTGCATCGCAACTTCGGTAAAAGTCAGTCGCTCTGTTAACCGAGGGAACTATGAAAATGTAATCCGCTCGCTCCAGCAAAAAGCCAACGCCAAAGTGGTGGTCCTCTTCACCAAGAGCGAAGATGCCAGGGAACTGCTTTCCGCCGCAGCCAGAATGAACGCTACCTTTATTTGGGTGGCCAGCGACGGCTGGGGCGCACAGGAGAGTGTCGTCCACGGCAGCGAGAAGGCTGCCAATGGGGCTTTCACCATTGAGCTCGCTTCGTACTCTATCAGGGAGTTCGAGGACTATTTCACCAAGCTTACACCTGAACTCAACACAAGGAACCCGTGGTTCAGGGAATTCTGGGAGCACAGGTTCGGTTGCCGTATACATGAACACGGCTGTGCCACGAAGAGCCTAAGGAACGGGGCGTTTAAACCCGAATCAAAGATCATGTTTGTGGTGAATGCTGTCTACGCTATGGCCTATGCCCTGCACAACATGCGTCAAGCTGTTTGCCCCAACACCACAAAGGTGTGCGATGCTATGAAGCCAGGCAATGGGAAGAGGTTCTACCGGGAGTTTATTCTCAAGACGAAATTTGACG CTCCTTTCAGACCAGCCGACACTGAGAACGTGGTACGGTTCACCTCATTAGGAGACAGTTTGGGGCGCTACAACATCTTTTACTACCGCAAAGAGGACAACAAATTTGTCTATAAGAAAGTAGGTTACTGGTCACAGGGCTTAGTGCTGAATACCAGTGTGGTAAACTGGGCTACTGGGGTTGTCCCTACATCCCAATGTAGTGACCCATGCCATCCCAATGAGGCTAAAAGCATGCAACCTGGCGATGTGTGCTGTTGGATTTGCATCCCGTGCCAACCTCACCAGTATCTTCTAGATGAATTTACCTGTATGGACTGTGGTTTTGGTGAGTGGCCCCTTGCCAACCTGACCGGTTGCTACGAGCTTCCAGAAGAGTACATCCACTGGTCAGACGCTTGGGCGGTGGGACCAGTCACAATTGCTTGTTTGGGAATGCTATGCACGCTTGCGGTAGCTGGAGTTTTCCTACGCAACAATGACACCCCGGTGGTGAAAGCTAGCGGTCGAGAACTCTCATACATCCTGCTGTCTGGTGTACTCATGTGCTATGCCATGACCTTTATCTACATCGCTAAACCCTCTGCATTCGTGTGCGCCCTCCGACGTCTCGGACTCGGCACTTCTTTCGCCGTCTGCTACTCAGCTTTGCTGACCAAGACCAATAGGATTGCTCGAATCTTCGGTGGGGCAAGGGATAGTGCCCAGCGACCACGATTCATCAGCCCTGCCTCTCAGGTTGCGATCTGTGCCGTGTTGATTTCAGCCCAGTTGTTGGTTGCCCTCGTCTGGCTCCTGGTAGAGGCACCTGGGGTGAGGAAAGAAGTGGGCCCAGATAGGAGAGATGTGGTCACTTTGAAATGTAACAGTTTGGACTCGAGCATGCTGGTGTCACTTACCTACAACTGCATCCTTATCATTCTCTGCACCTTCTACGCCTTCAAGACCCGGAAGTGTCCGGAAAACTTCAACGAGGCCAAGTTCATAGGCTTCACTATGTACACCACTTGCATTATCTGGTTGGCCTTTCAGCCCATCTTCTACGTCACAGCTAGTGACTACAGA GTACAGACCACAACCATGTGCATCTCCGTCAGTCTGAGCGGCTCTGTGGTCCTCGGTTGCCTTTTTGCCCCCAAGATCCACATCATTCTTTTCCAGCCGCAGAAGAACGTGACAAATCTGAGGGCCAAAGACAACCGCTTTTCCAGCGTCGCCACCACCGCACCGAGCTCCACTTATTCACAAG